In one Ornithinimicrobium pratense genomic region, the following are encoded:
- a CDS encoding acyl-CoA dehydrogenase, translating into MTTQTPTHQTRPDTDVEMPAAASAAATSATHPEQLTELGEALREASGGRYGQVRALARATVPAELMVRDPAQTMDEAREWTRHTLKELVGLGMAGSGFPIEQGGLDDLGRSCVDFEMTAHGDLSTTVKSGVHFGLFGGAVTSLGTQWHHEQFLPANLAMDEVGCYAMTEFGHGSDVASLETTLTYDAQTHELVVHSPTPSSVKTYIGAAAEDARIAAVYGQLIVDGVGHGVHVALVPVRDESGAPMPGVTLGDNGHKGGLLGVDNGTLSFDQVRVPRRMLLDRYGGIDDSGAYVSDIEGESKRFFTMLGTLVRGRICVAAGAAVSSRKALSIATRYALRRRQFSAPGHDGEVVLMDYLAHQRKLVPAIATAYAHTFALNEIVERLQELHEVPEKDQLAQRELETRAAGLKALMTRFGNDTIQVCREACGGAGYMSENGLTTLRADADVFATFEGDNTVLLQLVAKGLLTGYREMWGDLDMRGMVQYAARAFGGQVVEATSVRPLVERLIAAAARKSEDETLLDRGWHLSMFTNRERHVLETVVGRLRGRAKDQDSFEAFNFAQDHVLLAARTHMDRIVLEAFVAGIDACEEAEARQVLERLCTLYALSSIEADSGWFQSHNRMSAARAKAVTAQINKLCAELRPDALSLVEGMGVPETWLNSSMLVEDPESLARWTPGATA; encoded by the coding sequence ATGACCACCCAGACCCCCACCCACCAGACCCGCCCCGACACCGACGTGGAGATGCCGGCCGCAGCCTCGGCCGCCGCCACCTCGGCGACCCACCCCGAGCAGCTCACCGAGTTGGGCGAGGCGCTGCGTGAGGCCAGCGGCGGCCGCTACGGGCAGGTCCGCGCCCTGGCCCGGGCCACCGTCCCCGCCGAGCTCATGGTGCGCGACCCCGCGCAGACCATGGACGAGGCCCGCGAGTGGACCCGGCATACCCTCAAGGAGCTGGTCGGCCTCGGGATGGCCGGCAGCGGCTTCCCGATCGAGCAGGGTGGCCTGGATGACCTGGGCCGCTCCTGCGTCGACTTCGAGATGACCGCACACGGCGACCTGTCCACCACGGTCAAGAGCGGTGTCCACTTCGGCCTCTTCGGCGGGGCGGTGACCTCGCTGGGCACGCAGTGGCACCACGAGCAGTTCCTGCCCGCGAACCTGGCCATGGACGAGGTCGGCTGCTACGCGATGACCGAGTTCGGGCATGGCTCGGACGTCGCCTCGCTGGAGACGACCCTCACCTACGACGCGCAGACCCACGAGCTGGTCGTGCACTCCCCCACCCCGTCCTCGGTGAAGACCTACATCGGGGCCGCGGCGGAGGACGCCCGGATCGCAGCCGTCTACGGCCAGCTCATCGTCGACGGTGTGGGCCACGGCGTGCACGTGGCCCTGGTGCCGGTCCGCGACGAGTCCGGCGCCCCCATGCCTGGGGTGACCCTGGGCGACAACGGCCACAAGGGTGGCCTGCTCGGGGTCGACAACGGCACGCTCTCCTTTGACCAGGTGCGGGTCCCGCGCCGCATGCTGCTCGACCGTTACGGCGGTATCGACGACTCCGGCGCCTACGTCTCCGACATCGAGGGTGAGAGCAAGCGCTTCTTCACCATGCTGGGCACGCTGGTGCGTGGCCGGATCTGCGTCGCGGCCGGCGCTGCGGTCTCCTCGCGCAAGGCCCTCTCGATCGCGACCCGGTATGCGCTGCGCCGACGCCAGTTCTCCGCGCCCGGCCACGACGGCGAGGTCGTCCTGATGGACTACCTGGCTCACCAGCGCAAGCTCGTCCCGGCGATCGCGACGGCCTACGCGCACACCTTCGCCCTCAACGAGATCGTCGAGCGGCTGCAGGAGCTGCACGAGGTGCCGGAGAAGGACCAGCTGGCGCAACGCGAGCTGGAAACCCGGGCCGCCGGGCTCAAAGCCCTCATGACCCGGTTCGGCAACGACACCATCCAGGTCTGCCGCGAGGCGTGTGGCGGCGCGGGGTACATGTCCGAGAACGGGCTAACCACGCTGCGCGCCGACGCCGACGTCTTCGCCACCTTCGAGGGCGACAACACGGTTCTGCTGCAGCTGGTCGCCAAGGGCCTGCTCACCGGCTACCGGGAGATGTGGGGCGACCTGGACATGCGCGGCATGGTGCAGTACGCCGCCCGCGCCTTCGGCGGCCAGGTCGTCGAGGCCACCTCGGTGCGCCCGCTCGTGGAGCGGCTCATCGCCGCGGCGGCCCGCAAGTCCGAGGACGAGACGCTGCTCGACCGGGGCTGGCACCTGTCGATGTTCACCAACCGCGAGCGCCACGTGCTGGAGACCGTGGTGGGCCGGTTGCGTGGCCGGGCCAAGGACCAGGACTCCTTCGAAGCCTTCAACTTCGCCCAGGACCACGTCCTGCTCGCGGCCCGCACGCACATGGACCGGATCGTGCTGGAGGCCTTCGTGGCCGGGATCGACGCCTGCGAGGAGGCCGAGGCGCGGCAGGTCCTCGAGCGGCTGTGCACCCTCTACGCACTGAGCTCGATCGAGGCCGACTCCGGATGGTTCCAGTCGCACAACCGGATGTCTGCCGCCCGCGCCAAGGCCGTCACCGCGCAGATCAACAAGCTCTGCGCCGAGCTGCGCCCCGACGCCCTGAGCCTGGTCGAGGGGATGGGCGTCCCGGAGACCTGGCTGAACTCCTCGATGTTGGTCGAGGACCCCGAGTCGCTCGCCCGGTGGACCCCGGGCGCCACCGCCTGA
- a CDS encoding DinB family protein: protein MDDLTEKLHEQLDWHWQAAARPRLEGLSDEEYRWEPAPGAWTVRHRDEPAPSTVTIRAGAGEWLVDYALPEPDPAPVTSIAWRLAHVVVGVLGARVHSHFGGRPMTYDDWEHAGTAEESLRQLDEAYAAWSAGVRSLTPQTLAAPVGPAEGHFAAEPMLTLVLHINREVIHHLSEVALLRDLWAHGLR, encoded by the coding sequence ATGGATGACCTCACCGAGAAGCTGCACGAACAACTCGACTGGCACTGGCAGGCCGCGGCCCGCCCCCGCCTCGAGGGCCTCAGTGACGAGGAGTACCGATGGGAGCCCGCCCCCGGTGCCTGGACTGTGCGCCACCGCGACGAGCCGGCCCCCTCGACCGTGACCATCCGGGCTGGGGCCGGGGAGTGGCTGGTCGACTACGCCCTCCCCGAGCCCGATCCGGCCCCGGTCACCTCGATCGCCTGGCGGCTGGCCCACGTCGTGGTCGGGGTCCTCGGCGCGCGGGTGCACAGCCACTTCGGAGGAAGGCCGATGACCTACGACGACTGGGAGCACGCCGGGACCGCGGAGGAGAGCCTGCGGCAGCTCGACGAGGCGTATGCCGCCTGGTCCGCCGGCGTGCGCTCGCTTACGCCGCAGACCCTGGCCGCACCCGTCGGCCCGGCGGAGGGTCACTTCGCGGCGGAGCCGATGCTGACCCTGGTTCTGCACATCAACCGCGAGGTCATCCACCACCTCTCTGAGGTCGCCCTGCTCCGCGACCTCTGGGCCCACGGGCTGCGGTGA
- a CDS encoding alpha/beta fold hydrolase, which yields METNPTPSSTTSPRPHVVLVPGFWLGAWAWDDVLPHLRARGLEPVALTLPGLEPDDDEAVRAAVTLEDHVRAVEEAITAAPDGAVTILVAHSGAAVPATAALDRHVEQVGHVVWVDTAPVVDGFALDPEASGAEHPLSAQWDDELEQGSMAGLDEQQLATFRERALPQPGAALREAVRLTDERRLEVPMTLVATAFSGADYRSYAEQGMPFLAGLLEYRRLDVVDLPTGHWPMWSRPSELAQTIADRALGHAANSSRPDPRRTHDG from the coding sequence ATGGAGACCAACCCCACCCCGTCCTCGACCACATCTCCCCGGCCCCACGTCGTGCTGGTCCCCGGCTTCTGGCTCGGTGCCTGGGCCTGGGACGACGTCCTGCCCCACCTGCGCGCCCGTGGCCTGGAACCGGTCGCCCTCACCCTGCCGGGCCTGGAGCCCGACGATGACGAGGCGGTTCGGGCCGCGGTGACCCTCGAGGACCACGTCCGGGCGGTGGAGGAGGCCATCACAGCCGCGCCCGACGGGGCCGTGACGATCCTGGTGGCACACAGCGGCGCCGCCGTCCCCGCGACTGCCGCCCTCGACCGGCACGTCGAGCAGGTCGGCCACGTGGTGTGGGTCGACACCGCACCGGTGGTCGACGGCTTCGCGCTCGATCCCGAGGCGAGCGGGGCAGAGCACCCGCTGTCCGCGCAGTGGGACGACGAGCTCGAGCAGGGGTCGATGGCCGGCCTGGACGAGCAGCAGCTGGCCACCTTCCGCGAGCGGGCCCTCCCTCAGCCGGGCGCGGCCCTGCGCGAGGCGGTGCGGCTCACCGACGAGCGGCGGCTGGAGGTGCCGATGACCCTGGTCGCGACCGCGTTCAGCGGTGCCGACTACCGCAGCTACGCCGAGCAGGGGATGCCCTTCCTGGCCGGGCTGCTGGAGTACCGCCGCCTCGACGTCGTCGACCTTCCCACCGGCCACTGGCCGATGTGGAGCCGCCCCTCCGAGCTGGCCCAGACCATCGCCGACCGGGCCCTCGGTCATGCCGCCAACTCGTCACGACCCGACCCCAGGAGGACCCACGATGGATGA
- a CDS encoding helix-turn-helix transcriptional regulator, translated as MADTTARVLRLLGLLQGRAMWTGPELAERLGVTTRSVRRDVERLRELGYPVRASAGVGGGYQLGAGGTLPPLLLDPDEAVAVTVSLRLAAGGSVTGVEESALRALAKLDQVLPSNLRGEVEAISEAVVAVEGVSMPVDARLLSTVARACRDKVRLELTYSARDEATTARRVEPYRVVAMGRRWYLLAYDLDRDDWRSFRLDRVHADSLHVTTFRFTPRAAPDAVTYVRESVIRSPYRYVARLRLHAPLDEIAGRVPQNAGTLSGLGDDTCELETGAETLDHLIGEALWLGVPFEVLDPPELRERVRELSVILAEAAGDGTAVPGSGTP; from the coding sequence ATGGCCGACACGACCGCACGGGTGCTGCGGCTCCTGGGGCTGCTGCAGGGGCGGGCGATGTGGACGGGTCCGGAGCTGGCCGAACGGCTAGGGGTCACCACGCGCAGCGTCCGGCGGGACGTCGAGCGGCTGCGCGAGCTGGGTTACCCGGTGCGGGCCAGCGCCGGTGTCGGCGGGGGCTATCAGCTCGGCGCGGGGGGCACGCTGCCGCCACTGCTGCTGGACCCCGACGAGGCCGTCGCGGTCACCGTCAGCCTGCGCCTGGCCGCCGGCGGCTCGGTGACCGGCGTGGAGGAGTCGGCGCTGCGGGCCCTGGCCAAGCTGGACCAGGTCCTGCCCAGCAATCTGCGCGGGGAGGTGGAGGCGATCAGTGAGGCGGTCGTGGCCGTCGAGGGCGTCAGCATGCCGGTGGACGCCCGGCTGCTCAGCACCGTCGCCCGCGCCTGCCGGGACAAGGTGCGCCTGGAGCTGACCTACAGCGCCCGCGACGAGGCCACCACCGCGCGCCGGGTCGAGCCCTACCGCGTCGTGGCGATGGGCCGGCGCTGGTACCTGTTGGCCTACGACCTCGATCGGGACGACTGGCGCTCGTTCCGGCTGGACCGCGTGCACGCCGACTCCCTGCACGTCACGACCTTCCGGTTCACCCCCAGAGCGGCCCCCGACGCGGTGACCTACGTGCGGGAGTCGGTGATCCGCTCGCCCTACCGGTATGTCGCCCGGCTGCGGCTGCACGCGCCGCTCGACGAGATCGCCGGACGGGTGCCGCAGAACGCCGGGACGCTCTCCGGCCTGGGCGATGACACCTGCGAGCTGGAGACCGGGGCGGAGACGCTGGACCACCTCATCGGCGAGGCACTCTGGCTGGGCGTGCCCTTCGAGGTGCTGGACCCGCCGGAGCTGCGCGAACGGGTGCGCGAGCTGTCGGTGATCCTGGCCGAGGCTGCCGGGGACGGGACGGCCGTCCCCGGCAGCGGTACCCCCTGA
- the rocD gene encoding ornithine--oxo-acid transaminase, translating to MTEPSTNLSTNLSSNQDYIALEDRVAAHNYSPLPVVVEQAEGIWVTDVEGNRYLDALSGYSALNFGHRHPALVQAAKDQLDRSTLTSRAFHNDQLGPFCVALGELVGKDMILPMNTGAEAVETALKIARKWGYQVKGVADGQAHIIVMDGNFHGRTTTIISFSDDPEAHDEYGPYTPGFTSVPYGDLAAIEAAITEHTVAVLVEPIQGEQGVKIPPEGFLPGLRQLCTDRQVLMIADEIQAGLGRVGTTLACQYEGVEADLYTLGKALGGGIVPVSAVAADAEVMNVITPGTHGSTFGGNPLAAAVGKAVCDLLATGEHQRHAADLEGQFREALQALVGNGVEEARVRGLWAGIDIDPELMTGKDACKQLAKKGVLAKDTHGSTLRLAPPLTITAEELKMVTDALAEVVTEAQQG from the coding sequence ATGACAGAGCCCTCGACGAACCTCTCGACCAACCTTTCGTCCAATCAGGACTACATCGCCCTTGAGGACCGGGTCGCCGCCCACAACTACAGCCCGCTGCCCGTGGTGGTCGAGCAGGCCGAGGGCATCTGGGTCACCGACGTCGAGGGCAACCGCTACCTCGACGCGCTCTCGGGCTACTCGGCGCTCAACTTCGGCCACCGCCACCCGGCCCTGGTGCAGGCCGCCAAGGACCAGCTGGACCGCTCCACGCTGACCAGCCGTGCCTTCCACAACGACCAGCTCGGCCCGTTCTGCGTCGCGCTCGGCGAGCTCGTGGGCAAGGACATGATCCTGCCCATGAACACCGGCGCGGAGGCCGTGGAGACCGCGCTGAAGATCGCCCGCAAGTGGGGCTACCAGGTCAAGGGCGTCGCCGACGGCCAGGCCCACATCATCGTCATGGACGGCAACTTCCACGGCCGCACCACCACGATCATCTCCTTCTCCGACGACCCGGAGGCGCACGACGAGTACGGCCCCTACACCCCGGGCTTCACCTCCGTGCCCTACGGCGACCTCGCCGCGATCGAGGCGGCGATCACCGAGCACACCGTGGCGGTGCTGGTCGAGCCGATCCAGGGCGAGCAGGGCGTGAAGATCCCCCCGGAGGGCTTCCTGCCCGGGCTGCGCCAGCTGTGCACCGACCGTCAGGTACTGATGATCGCCGACGAGATCCAGGCCGGCCTGGGCCGGGTCGGGACCACGCTGGCTTGCCAGTACGAGGGCGTCGAGGCCGACCTCTACACCTTGGGCAAGGCCCTCGGTGGCGGCATCGTGCCGGTCTCCGCCGTCGCCGCTGACGCCGAGGTGATGAACGTCATCACCCCCGGCACCCACGGCTCGACCTTCGGCGGCAACCCGCTGGCGGCAGCCGTCGGTAAGGCCGTCTGCGACCTGCTGGCCACCGGCGAGCACCAGCGCCACGCCGCGGACCTGGAGGGCCAGTTCCGCGAGGCGCTGCAGGCCTTGGTCGGCAACGGCGTCGAGGAGGCGCGGGTCCGTGGGCTGTGGGCCGGGATCGACATCGACCCCGAGCTGATGACCGGCAAGGACGCCTGCAAGCAGCTGGCCAAGAAGGGGGTCCTGGCCAAGGACACCCACGGCTCCACCCTCCGCCTCGCGCCGCCGCTGACTATCACCGCCGAGGAGTTGAAGATGGTCACCGACGCGCTCGCCGAGGTGGTCACCGAGGCGCAGCAGGGCTGA
- a CDS encoding MFS transporter: protein MTTDASAADPRPTRPERMGGLPYTRKHTRVLLGSGTGWALDAMDVGLISFVGLAIATQWDLTRTEQSWLLTIGFVGMALGATVGGLLADRYGRRTVFAATLVIYGLATGASALVTGLAVLLLLRFVVGLGLGAELPVASTLVSELSPTRIRGRLVVVLESFWALGWILAALIGYFVVPLSDNGWRWAFALGMVPALYAAVIRWGLPESPLFLERRGRVEQAEAVVRSFEESAGVASPQSPPLPPTPPRTPGVLWSSAYRVRTTGIWLVWFCVNFSYYGAFIWLPTLLYDQGFDLVRSFGYTLVITLAQLPGYAVAAVLVEVWGRRATLATFLLGSALAAVAFGLSGEVWQIIAAGCAMSFFNLGAWGALYAITPEIYPTSVRGAGAGAAAGFGRIASIIAPLSVPVILAAWGSTALFALFGATFVVGAVAAYLLLPERAGDALDVG, encoded by the coding sequence ATGACGACCGACGCGTCCGCGGCAGACCCGCGGCCCACCCGCCCGGAGCGGATGGGTGGGCTGCCGTACACCCGCAAGCACACCAGGGTCCTGCTGGGCTCGGGCACGGGCTGGGCGCTGGACGCGATGGACGTCGGGCTCATCTCTTTCGTCGGGCTGGCCATCGCGACCCAGTGGGACCTCACCCGCACCGAGCAGTCCTGGCTGCTGACCATCGGCTTCGTCGGGATGGCCCTGGGGGCGACCGTCGGCGGGCTGCTCGCCGACCGCTACGGCCGGCGCACGGTCTTCGCCGCCACGCTGGTGATCTACGGCCTGGCGACCGGCGCCTCGGCCCTGGTCACCGGCCTGGCGGTGCTGCTCCTGCTCCGCTTCGTCGTCGGTCTGGGGCTGGGGGCCGAGCTGCCGGTCGCCTCGACGCTCGTCAGCGAGCTGTCGCCGACCCGGATCCGTGGCCGTCTCGTCGTCGTCCTGGAGTCGTTCTGGGCACTGGGCTGGATCCTCGCCGCCCTCATCGGCTACTTCGTGGTGCCCCTGTCCGACAACGGCTGGCGCTGGGCGTTCGCCCTGGGCATGGTGCCGGCGCTCTACGCCGCGGTGATCCGCTGGGGGCTGCCGGAGTCGCCCCTCTTCCTCGAGCGGCGGGGCCGGGTCGAGCAGGCCGAGGCCGTGGTGCGCTCCTTCGAGGAGTCCGCCGGGGTGGCCTCCCCGCAGAGCCCGCCGCTGCCGCCCACTCCGCCCCGCACGCCCGGGGTGCTGTGGTCCTCGGCCTACCGGGTGCGCACGACGGGCATCTGGCTGGTCTGGTTCTGCGTGAACTTCTCCTACTACGGGGCGTTTATCTGGCTGCCGACGCTGCTCTACGACCAGGGCTTCGACCTGGTCCGTTCCTTCGGCTACACCCTGGTCATCACCCTCGCCCAGCTGCCCGGGTATGCCGTGGCCGCCGTCCTGGTCGAGGTGTGGGGCAGGCGGGCCACCCTGGCCACCTTCTTGCTGGGCTCGGCGCTCGCCGCGGTCGCCTTCGGGCTGTCCGGCGAGGTGTGGCAGATCATCGCCGCCGGGTGCGCGATGAGCTTCTTCAACCTGGGCGCCTGGGGCGCGCTGTACGCCATCACCCCGGAGATCTACCCGACCTCGGTGCGCGGCGCCGGTGCCGGTGCGGCCGCCGGCTTCGGCCGGATCGCCTCGATCATCGCCCCGCTCAGCGTCCCGGTCATCCTGGCCGCGTGGGGCAGCACCGCCCTGTTCGCGCTCTTCGGTGCCACGTTCGTGGTGGGGGCGGTGGCCGCCTACCTGCTCCTGCCGGAACGGGCCGGCGACGCGCTCGACGTGGGCTGA
- a CDS encoding YajQ family cyclic di-GMP-binding protein, whose amino-acid sequence MADSSFDIVSKVDHQEVANAVNQAAKEISQRYDFKNIGASVELAGETIKMTANSEERCKAVLDVLQTKLVKRGVSLKHLDYSNDGEPRVSGKEYRLEAALTEGISTENAKKVSKIIREEGPKSVKAQIQGDELRVTSKSRDDLQEVQRLLKSQELDFAIQFTNYR is encoded by the coding sequence ATGGCCGACTCGTCCTTCGACATCGTCAGCAAGGTCGACCACCAGGAGGTCGCCAACGCCGTCAACCAGGCCGCCAAGGAGATCTCCCAGCGCTACGACTTCAAGAACATCGGCGCCAGCGTCGAGCTGGCCGGGGAGACCATCAAGATGACCGCCAACAGCGAGGAGCGGTGCAAGGCCGTCCTCGACGTGCTGCAGACCAAGCTGGTCAAGCGCGGCGTCTCGCTCAAGCACCTGGACTACAGCAACGACGGGGAGCCGAGGGTCTCGGGCAAGGAGTACCGGCTGGAGGCCGCCCTGACGGAAGGCATCTCGACGGAGAACGCCAAGAAGGTCTCCAAGATCATCCGCGAGGAAGGTCCCAAGAGCGTGAAGGCCCAGATTCAGGGCGACGAGCTGCGGGTCACCTCCAAGTCGCGCGACGACCTGCAGGAGGTCCAGCGGCTGCTGAAGTCCCAGGAGCTCGACTTCGCCATCCAGTTCACCAACTACCGGTGA
- a CDS encoding RNA polymerase sigma factor, with amino-acid sequence MALRTAGEDPGTVTEREPRDATWFDGFFALHATAIHRYFVRRADRVDVEDLSAEVFATAWRRREKIPAGFELPWLYRTASYVLANHRRKPTLTLLSDYGSEEGAQPARSVDPADLVMTDDEVRRALGRLSARDRTVLMLHAWEGLDGEGLAHALGLTRGGAAAALSRARARLREAWAEDH; translated from the coding sequence ATGGCGCTTCGCACGGCCGGGGAAGACCCCGGGACGGTGACGGAACGGGAACCCCGGGACGCCACCTGGTTCGACGGATTCTTCGCCCTGCACGCGACCGCGATCCACCGCTACTTCGTCCGGCGGGCCGACCGGGTGGACGTCGAGGACCTCTCCGCGGAGGTGTTCGCGACGGCGTGGCGCCGGCGGGAGAAGATCCCGGCCGGCTTCGAGCTGCCCTGGCTCTACAGGACGGCGTCGTACGTGCTCGCCAACCACCGCCGCAAGCCCACCCTCACCCTGCTGTCGGACTACGGCAGCGAGGAGGGCGCGCAACCTGCTCGCAGCGTCGACCCGGCCGACCTGGTGATGACCGACGACGAGGTGCGGCGAGCTCTGGGCAGGCTGAGCGCCCGTGACCGCACGGTGCTCATGCTCCACGCCTGGGAGGGCCTGGACGGGGAAGGCCTGGCGCACGCGCTCGGCCTGACCCGGGGAGGCGCGGCGGCCGCGCTGTCCCGGGCTCGGGCCCGGCTACGTGAGGCCTGGGCCGAGGACCACTGA
- the htpX gene encoding zinc metalloprotease HtpX, translated as MRTHRNGLKTALLFGAIWALFLGLGAVIEGGRFLWLFALFGVASTAYTYWNSDKLAIRAMRAQPVTPEQQPTMYKIVEELSAQAGQPMPRLYVSPTAAPNAFATGRNPANAAVCCTEGILHLLDERELRGVLGHELMHVYNRDILTGSVAAGIAGIITSVAQMALLFGGRQRQGNVILLLAMALLAPLAASVIQLAISRTREYDADQSGAELTGDPLALASALRKLEAGTQRAPLAPEPRVQSTAHMMIANPFRARDVGKMFATHPPMDQRIARLEAMADGQQPGITRY; from the coding sequence ATGCGCACCCATCGCAACGGACTGAAGACCGCCCTGCTCTTCGGCGCCATCTGGGCCCTCTTCCTGGGCCTCGGGGCCGTCATCGAGGGCGGTCGGTTCCTGTGGCTGTTCGCGCTCTTCGGGGTGGCCTCGACCGCCTACACCTACTGGAACTCCGACAAGCTCGCGATCCGGGCGATGCGGGCCCAGCCGGTCACGCCCGAGCAGCAGCCGACGATGTACAAGATCGTCGAGGAGCTCTCGGCCCAGGCCGGCCAGCCCATGCCCCGCCTCTACGTCAGCCCGACCGCCGCGCCCAACGCCTTCGCGACCGGCCGCAACCCGGCGAATGCGGCCGTGTGCTGCACCGAGGGAATCCTGCACCTGCTCGACGAGCGAGAACTGCGCGGCGTGCTCGGCCACGAGCTGATGCACGTCTACAACCGCGACATCCTCACCGGGTCGGTCGCGGCCGGCATCGCGGGCATCATCACCTCCGTGGCCCAGATGGCGCTGCTCTTCGGCGGGCGCCAGCGCCAGGGCAACGTCATCCTGCTGCTCGCGATGGCGCTGCTGGCCCCGCTCGCTGCCAGCGTCATCCAGCTGGCGATCAGCCGGACCCGTGAGTACGACGCGGACCAGTCCGGTGCCGAGCTCACCGGTGACCCGCTGGCCCTGGCATCGGCGCTGCGCAAGCTGGAGGCCGGGACCCAGCGTGCCCCGCTCGCACCCGAGCCCCGTGTGCAGAGCACCGCGCACATGATGATCGCCAATCCCTTCCGCGCCCGCGACGTGGGCAAGATGTTCGCCACCCATCCCCCGATGGACCAGCGCATCGCACGGCTGGAGGCGATGGCCGACGGGCAGCAGCCGGGCATCACCCGCTACTGA
- a CDS encoding NADH-quinone oxidoreductase subunit N yields the protein MNLELHLTATLPVLAPLLAAVFVLLLDVAVPHRREPHLIVAALGLAAGALATVPGLGLAAGDARGAFCLPSGECLYAASRLVSVLQLTALLAALVVLVLAWRDWTAPGPGGGRETTGRSPVVAALALGATGGVVAVPAAGDLGTLLVALELATLPTVALVALVRTTWAPERRARAVEGAVSLLTTSLVSFALLALGAGLWVAATGTALLGGATTVEQPALLVLAAVFLVAGLAFKVSAVPFHAWTPITYAAAPLPVTTYLATVSKVAALGGLIVVVQALGVVDETTLVGIAVLAAASMTLGNLVALTQTDTVRLLAWSTVAQAGWVLLPLASLSSRAAHAATSYLVVYVTATLLAFVVVIAVAAATTTADPAGRPPVTALASHQGLLRARPLLALPLALALLALAGLPPAVVGVVAKIVALRPVLGDGIWWLAVVAALNIALGVAVYVRWLAVVVGPVRPGPAPGADPGPDHVEGPAPTPARVWVLVAVLTALLLAGSVLPVGIV from the coding sequence ATGAACCTCGAGCTGCACCTCACGGCCACCCTGCCCGTCCTGGCCCCGTTGCTGGCCGCGGTGTTCGTGCTGCTCTTGGACGTCGCCGTCCCGCACCGCCGCGAGCCGCACCTGATCGTGGCCGCGCTGGGTCTGGCCGCGGGTGCGCTGGCCACCGTCCCCGGCTTGGGGCTGGCGGCCGGCGACGCCCGTGGCGCCTTCTGCCTGCCCTCCGGTGAATGCCTGTATGCCGCTTCTCGGCTGGTCTCGGTCCTGCAGCTCACCGCGTTGCTGGCGGCGCTCGTCGTGCTGGTCCTGGCCTGGCGGGACTGGACCGCGCCCGGCCCGGGCGGGGGTCGGGAGACGACGGGCAGGTCGCCGGTGGTGGCTGCGCTCGCCCTGGGTGCGACCGGTGGCGTCGTCGCGGTCCCGGCCGCCGGTGACCTCGGCACGCTGCTGGTCGCGCTGGAGCTGGCCACACTGCCCACGGTGGCGCTGGTTGCCCTGGTGCGCACCACCTGGGCGCCCGAGCGGCGGGCACGGGCCGTGGAGGGCGCGGTGTCCCTGCTCACCACGTCCCTGGTCTCCTTCGCGCTGCTCGCCCTGGGCGCCGGCCTCTGGGTGGCGGCGACGGGGACGGCGCTGCTCGGCGGCGCCACCACGGTGGAGCAGCCGGCGCTGCTGGTGCTCGCGGCGGTCTTCCTCGTGGCCGGGCTGGCCTTCAAGGTCTCGGCCGTCCCCTTCCACGCCTGGACACCGATCACCTATGCCGCGGCGCCGCTGCCCGTCACGACCTACCTGGCCACCGTCTCCAAGGTGGCTGCCCTCGGCGGCCTGATCGTCGTGGTGCAGGCCCTCGGGGTCGTCGACGAGACCACGCTGGTCGGCATCGCCGTCCTGGCGGCCGCCTCGATGACGCTGGGCAACCTGGTCGCTCTCACCCAGACCGACACCGTCCGGCTGCTGGCCTGGTCCACCGTCGCCCAGGCGGGCTGGGTCCTGCTGCCGCTGGCCTCCCTGTCCTCGCGGGCGGCTCACGCGGCCACCTCCTACCTGGTCGTCTACGTCACTGCGACCCTGCTCGCGTTCGTCGTCGTCATCGCGGTTGCGGCGGCCACGACCACCGCGGACCCGGCGGGGCGTCCGCCGGTCACCGCGCTCGCCTCGCACCAGGGGTTGCTGCGGGCCCGGCCGCTGCTCGCACTGCCGCTGGCCCTGGCTCTGCTGGCGCTCGCCGGCCTGCCGCCCGCCGTCGTCGGCGTGGTCGCCAAGATCGTGGCCCTGCGCCCGGTGCTGGGCGACGGGATCTGGTGGCTGGCCGTCGTGGCTGCGCTCAACATCGCCCTCGGGGTGGCCGTCTACGTGCGCTGGCTGGCCGTCGTCGTGGGCCCGGTGCGACCGGGTCCCGCGCCTGGGGCGGACCCGGGGCCGGATCACGTCGAGGGCCCGGCGCCCACACCGGCCAGGGTTTGGGTGCTGGTCGCCGTTCTCACGGCGCTGCTCCTGGCGGGCAGCGTGCTGCCGGTCGGGATCGTCTGA